The following proteins are encoded in a genomic region of Spirosoma sp. SC4-14:
- the leuS gene encoding leucine--tRNA ligase, translating to MEYNHRQTEQKWQRFWDDHHTYQPETHTNKPKYYVLDMFPYPSGAGLHVGHPLGYIASDIVSRYKRLKGYNVLHPMGFDSFGLPAEQYAIQTGQHPAAFTEQNLVRYIHQLKNIGFSYDWTREVRTSDPSFYKWTQWIFMELFRSWYNKETDRAEPIETLTAKFAANGTTGVLAACDDDAPAFTADEWNAMSEQEQYAMTLKYRLTFLADAVVNWCPALGTVLANDEVKDGVSERGGYPVEQKLMRQWMMRITAYADRLLTGLDTIDWTESLKEQQRNWIGKSVGASVKFPLAPPAPKGGASGAKVADALAVVAANMTPPLGTGGAIEVFTTRIDTIYGVTFMVLAPEHELVSELTTPEQREAVEAYVNAAKMRSERDRMADTKTVSGVFTGSYCINPVSGDEVPIYLADYVLAGYGTGAVMAVPSGDQRDWTFATHFGLPIIPILDAQKDIDKQADNTKEGHYINSGIINGLTYKEATATLIAWLEERGLGRGKVNFRMRDAVFSRQRYWGEPVPVYFKPSPPAPKGGVSGVPSLNQLPYLIDESDLPLELPSVDKYLPTETGEPPLARAEGWKYSPPAPKGGDDLQGPYEYELSTMPGWAGSSWYWYRYMDPHNDQAFASKQAIDYWQNVDLYIGGTEHATGHLLYSRFWNKFLKDRGYVPQEEPFKKLINQGMIQGRSNFLYRLKGTGTAEKAPVFISLNLVGDQEVTPIHVDVNIVENDVLDIEAFKKQRPDLAENAEFILEPDGRYVVGAEVEKMSKSKFNVVNPDDIVDKYGADVLRLYEMFLGPLEQAKPWNTNGIDGVHRFIRKFWRLFYKDNAAGESEWIVTNEQPTPAELKVLHRTIQKAESDIEAYSFNTSVSAFMVCVNELTALNCHKRAILQDLVLILSPYAPHITEELWAALGNEPGTISKASFPVFNPNYLVEDAFEYPIQINGKVRTTISFAIDRAPSEIEKEVLADEIVQKWLDGKSPKKVVVVPKRIVNVVI from the coding sequence ATGGAGTACAATCACCGCCAGACCGAACAAAAATGGCAACGGTTCTGGGACGATCACCATACCTACCAACCAGAAACCCACACAAATAAGCCAAAGTATTATGTGCTCGACATGTTTCCGTATCCGTCGGGTGCGGGCCTGCACGTGGGGCATCCGCTGGGTTATATTGCTTCCGACATCGTATCGCGCTACAAGCGTCTGAAAGGCTACAACGTGCTGCACCCAATGGGATTCGACTCGTTTGGCCTGCCAGCCGAACAGTATGCAATTCAGACGGGTCAGCATCCGGCGGCCTTTACGGAGCAGAACCTGGTTCGCTATATCCACCAGCTCAAAAACATTGGTTTCAGCTACGACTGGACCCGTGAAGTGCGCACCTCCGATCCATCATTTTATAAGTGGACGCAGTGGATTTTCATGGAGCTATTCCGCAGTTGGTACAATAAAGAAACCGACAGAGCCGAACCCATCGAAACGCTGACGGCTAAGTTTGCGGCCAACGGCACTACGGGCGTTCTGGCCGCCTGCGACGACGATGCACCCGCTTTTACGGCCGACGAATGGAACGCCATGAGTGAGCAGGAGCAGTATGCCATGACCTTAAAATACCGGCTGACGTTTCTGGCCGATGCGGTCGTGAACTGGTGCCCCGCTCTGGGAACGGTTCTGGCCAACGACGAAGTAAAAGATGGTGTTTCGGAACGCGGGGGCTATCCGGTTGAGCAAAAATTGATGCGGCAGTGGATGATGCGCATCACTGCCTATGCCGACCGCTTGCTAACCGGCCTCGACACTATCGACTGGACCGAATCGCTGAAAGAGCAACAACGCAACTGGATCGGAAAATCGGTTGGCGCTTCAGTGAAGTTCCCATTAGCCCCCCCCGCCCCCAAAGGGGGAGCCTCTGGCGCAAAAGTTGCTGACGCATTAGCTGTTGTAGCGGCAAACATGACTCCCCCTTTGGGGACGGGGGGGGCTATCGAAGTGTTCACTACCCGCATCGACACCATCTATGGTGTTACGTTCATGGTGCTCGCTCCCGAACATGAACTGGTAAGCGAGCTGACCACGCCTGAACAACGTGAAGCGGTTGAGGCTTATGTGAACGCAGCTAAAATGCGCTCCGAACGCGACCGTATGGCCGATACCAAAACGGTGTCGGGTGTGTTTACGGGTAGCTATTGCATCAATCCGGTGAGTGGCGATGAGGTACCGATTTATCTGGCCGACTATGTGCTGGCGGGCTATGGTACTGGCGCGGTGATGGCCGTTCCATCGGGCGACCAGCGCGACTGGACTTTTGCCACGCACTTTGGCCTGCCAATTATTCCGATTCTGGATGCGCAAAAAGACATCGACAAACAAGCCGATAATACCAAAGAAGGCCATTACATCAACTCAGGCATTATCAACGGGCTTACCTACAAAGAAGCTACCGCAACGCTGATTGCGTGGCTGGAAGAACGGGGTCTTGGACGTGGTAAAGTCAATTTCCGAATGCGCGACGCGGTGTTTAGCCGTCAGCGTTACTGGGGCGAGCCCGTACCGGTCTATTTCAAACCAAGCCCCCCTGCCCCCAAAGGGGGAGTTTCTGGCGTTCCTTCTTTGAACCAGTTACCCTATCTGATCGACGAAAGCGATTTGCCGCTGGAGTTGCCCTCCGTCGATAAATACCTGCCAACCGAAACCGGTGAGCCTCCACTGGCCCGCGCCGAAGGCTGGAAATACAGCCCCCCTGCCCCCAAAGGGGGAGATGATCTACAGGGGCCATACGAGTATGAACTGAGTACCATGCCCGGCTGGGCAGGTTCGTCGTGGTACTGGTACCGCTATATGGACCCACACAACGACCAGGCGTTTGCGTCGAAACAAGCCATCGACTACTGGCAGAATGTGGATTTGTACATCGGCGGAACCGAGCACGCTACCGGGCACCTGTTGTATAGCCGGTTCTGGAACAAATTCCTGAAAGACCGGGGCTATGTGCCGCAGGAAGAGCCGTTCAAAAAACTGATCAACCAGGGAATGATTCAGGGACGGTCGAATTTTCTGTATCGGCTGAAAGGTACTGGCACGGCGGAGAAAGCGCCAGTTTTCATCTCTCTCAATCTGGTAGGCGATCAGGAAGTAACTCCAATTCACGTAGACGTCAACATTGTTGAAAATGACGTGTTAGACATCGAAGCCTTCAAAAAGCAACGTCCTGATCTGGCAGAAAACGCTGAGTTTATCCTGGAGCCAGACGGTCGGTATGTCGTTGGAGCGGAGGTCGAAAAGATGTCGAAGTCGAAATTCAACGTCGTTAATCCCGACGACATTGTCGATAAATACGGGGCCGACGTATTGCGGCTGTACGAAATGTTTCTGGGGCCGCTCGAACAGGCAAAACCCTGGAACACCAACGGTATCGACGGTGTGCATCGGTTTATCCGTAAGTTCTGGCGGTTGTTCTACAAAGACAATGCGGCTGGCGAAAGCGAGTGGATCGTAACCAACGAACAGCCAACCCCGGCCGAACTGAAGGTTCTGCACCGAACTATCCAGAAAGCCGAGAGCGATATTGAGGCCTATTCGTTCAATACATCGGTTAGCGCGTTTATGGTCTGCGTGAACGAGTTAACAGCGTTAAATTGTCATAAACGCGCCATTTTGCAGGATCTGGTGCTGATTCTGTCGCCTTATGCTCCGCATATCACCGAGGAACTCTGGGCCGCACTGGGCAACGAACCCGGCACGATCTCGAAAGCATCGTTTCCGGTTTTCAATCCAAATTATCTGGTAGAAGATGCATTCGAGTACCCGATTCAGATCAACGGTAAAGTCCGCACAACGATCAGCTTTGCCATTGACCGAGCTCCTTCCGAAATTGAAAAGGAAGTGCTGGCCGATGAGATTGTCCAGAAATGGCTGGATGGCAAATCGCCCAAGAAAGTAGTTGTTGTTCCGAAACGGATCGTAAACGTGGTTATTTAG
- a CDS encoding inositol monophosphatase family protein produces the protein MTYDLADITRDICTIATDAGTFLLQERNRFQPEAIEYKGLNNLVSYVDKETEKQLVSRLRDLLPEAGFITEEGTTGQEADQTALNWIIDPLDGTTNFIHGLPVFSVSIGLAQGKTPIAGVIYDPNRDECFSAWQGGGAYCNGTKISVSPVMHLSESLIATGFPYRIFDKMPTYLQILETLIKQSHGLRRLGSAAIDLAYVACGRFEAFYEYNLNSWDMAAGVLLVQEAGGIVSDFEGGSEYLFRGDIIAGSGMQPELLNVIQKYWE, from the coding sequence GTGACATACGACTTAGCAGACATTACCCGCGACATTTGCACGATTGCCACCGATGCTGGTACTTTTCTACTTCAGGAGCGAAACCGGTTTCAGCCTGAAGCTATTGAGTATAAAGGACTTAATAACCTGGTTTCTTACGTCGATAAAGAAACGGAGAAACAACTGGTGAGCCGCTTACGCGATCTACTTCCCGAAGCTGGTTTTATAACCGAAGAAGGCACAACAGGGCAGGAAGCCGATCAGACGGCACTGAACTGGATAATTGACCCGCTCGATGGCACAACCAATTTTATTCATGGGTTGCCCGTTTTTTCGGTAAGTATCGGGCTGGCGCAGGGAAAAACGCCCATTGCCGGCGTCATTTATGATCCTAACCGCGACGAATGTTTTTCGGCCTGGCAGGGTGGAGGGGCTTATTGCAATGGAACAAAAATTTCGGTTTCGCCGGTCATGCACCTTTCCGAAAGCCTGATTGCTACGGGCTTTCCCTACCGGATTTTTGATAAAATGCCAACCTATCTCCAGATTCTGGAAACACTCATCAAGCAATCGCATGGATTACGTCGGCTGGGGTCGGCGGCTATCGATCTGGCTTATGTAGCCTGTGGACGTTTTGAAGCGTTTTATGAATATAATCTTAATTCCTGGGATATGGCCGCTGGTGTGCTGCTGGTTCAGGAAGCGGGCGGAATCGTATCGGACTTCGAGGGCGGAAGCGAGTACCTCTTTCGGGGCGACATTATTGCCGGTTCGGGGATGCAACCTGAACTGTTAAACGTGATTCAGAAATATTGGGAATAA
- a CDS encoding YfiT family bacillithiol transferase has product MNDQDLYSLRYPIGDFAYGSVFTPEQTQAHIAEIAGLPKKLTELIGKWGDDRLGTPYRPEGWTVRQVAHHVVDSHINAYVRTKLALTEENPTISPYGEGEWAKLPDYQLDVAPSLVILSNLHHRWVAVLNSLTEPQLQRTYFHPGLKRSFPLSEVIGLYAWHGEHHYQHVYQLAIRNGWLGKNV; this is encoded by the coding sequence ATGAACGATCAGGATTTATATTCGCTACGCTACCCGATTGGCGATTTTGCTTATGGTAGCGTGTTTACGCCCGAACAGACCCAGGCACACATCGCCGAAATTGCTGGGCTTCCAAAGAAACTGACCGAACTGATTGGGAAGTGGGGCGACGACCGGCTTGGTACTCCCTATCGGCCTGAAGGCTGGACAGTTCGGCAGGTTGCCCACCATGTTGTTGATAGCCATATCAATGCCTACGTTCGGACAAAATTGGCTCTGACGGAAGAGAACCCAACAATTTCGCCTTATGGAGAAGGTGAATGGGCTAAACTGCCCGACTATCAGCTCGATGTAGCGCCATCGCTGGTTATTCTAAGTAATTTGCACCATCGATGGGTGGCAGTACTAAATTCATTAACAGAACCGCAACTTCAGCGGACCTATTTTCATCCGGGATTGAAGCGTAGCTTTCCATTATCGGAAGTAATTGGGCTCTATGCCTGGCATGGCGAGCATCACTATCAGCATGTTTATCAACTGGCCATTCGGAACGGATGGCTCGGGAAAAATGTATAA
- a CDS encoding DUF4403 family protein, translating into MRPKPPVPQDFEPSIPDPISYVAGDVTFKLNDLEQKINKSLGIVLVPEETFEGKKGEAWHLRVERTGPVKINYANRQVSFSAPLQVYYTNPIGLKKVRKRRPLCALSVNFVSPLGISSNWRLTTRSRFEDYKWIEQPTVKLLGLKIGVTKLAENILNKRKADIEAAIDKAVHSELRLDKHVSKVWRDIQKPLRITKKPEEIWIIPKPFSVAAAPVYGNKKQITVPLQIAFRVDTKIGPRPEQTELERLPRLLKRATMPEAARLQVRAFIPYEDMNRVLAVALAQQKLHLIGGKIKIKEATVYGSGKSLIMKTEVAGAVNGTLYFHGQPAYDTLTNTLRIKNLDFDVDTKERLFATADWLLHDNLRDTLQSVVVVPLRHEIDEIPEKIETAFARGKAGRKTDLDINAFRLVPERLVVRPEGVQVLIKVDSKVAVKIKKL; encoded by the coding sequence GTGCGCCCTAAACCTCCTGTTCCTCAGGATTTTGAACCGTCAATCCCCGATCCTATATCCTACGTTGCGGGCGACGTAACGTTTAAACTCAACGACCTGGAACAAAAGATCAACAAGTCGCTTGGTATTGTACTTGTGCCAGAAGAAACGTTTGAAGGGAAAAAAGGAGAAGCCTGGCATCTGCGGGTTGAACGGACTGGCCCCGTTAAGATTAACTATGCCAACCGGCAGGTATCTTTTTCTGCTCCATTGCAGGTTTATTATACAAATCCTATTGGTTTGAAGAAGGTTCGGAAACGTCGGCCATTGTGCGCACTGTCAGTAAATTTTGTGAGTCCACTGGGCATTTCGTCGAACTGGCGATTAACAACCCGTTCGCGATTTGAGGATTATAAGTGGATTGAGCAGCCAACGGTAAAATTGCTTGGCCTGAAAATTGGAGTTACTAAACTGGCCGAAAATATACTGAACAAACGAAAAGCTGATATCGAGGCTGCAATTGACAAAGCCGTCCACAGTGAGCTTCGGCTCGATAAGCACGTAAGCAAGGTTTGGCGCGATATCCAGAAACCGTTGCGCATCACAAAAAAACCGGAAGAAATCTGGATCATTCCGAAACCATTTAGCGTGGCGGCTGCACCGGTTTATGGCAACAAAAAGCAAATAACGGTTCCACTTCAGATTGCTTTCCGGGTTGATACCAAAATTGGGCCTCGGCCAGAACAAACGGAGCTTGAGCGATTACCCCGACTGTTGAAACGGGCTACAATGCCCGAAGCTGCCCGGTTACAAGTCAGGGCCTTTATTCCATACGAAGACATGAATCGGGTGCTGGCAGTTGCATTGGCGCAACAAAAGCTTCATTTGATAGGTGGAAAAATCAAGATCAAGGAAGCCACGGTTTACGGCAGCGGAAAATCGCTGATTATGAAAACCGAAGTTGCCGGTGCAGTAAACGGAACCCTTTATTTTCATGGACAACCTGCCTATGATACCTTAACCAATACGCTACGCATCAAAAACCTCGATTTCGACGTAGATACCAAAGAACGTTTGTTTGCCACCGCCGACTGGCTTCTCCACGATAACCTGCGCGATACGCTTCAGTCGGTTGTTGTGGTGCCGCTTCGGCATGAGATCGACGAAATTCCCGAAAAAATCGAGACGGCATTTGCCCGCGGCAAAGCAGGACGAAAAACGGATCTCGATATCAATGCTTTTCGACTGGTACCCGAACGGCTGGTGGTTCGTCCGGAAGGAGTTCAGGTGCTGATTAAAGTCGATTCGAAAGTAGCCGTTAAGATTAAAAAGCTCTAG
- a CDS encoding GntG family PLP-dependent aldolase, with translation MTIDLRSDTVTQPTPAMREAMFSAQLGDDVLGDDPTVNALEAKAAAMFGMEASLFCTSGTMTNQLAIRTHTRPGDDVICDYLSHVYQYEGGGISVNALASASLAHGERGKLTPDLIREHIYNPSDPHKPLSRLVVLENTVNKGGGCYYTVPEIAAIRRVCDEYGLILHLDGARLFNALVETGEPTQAYGNLFDSISICLSKGLGCPVGSLLLGKADMIRQARRFRKLMGGGWRQAGFLAAAGIYALDHHIDRLKIDHSRARKIGALLERLPEIEEILPIDTNIIIFRLSANLLATDYVAQLESKGIRSVVFGKHLVRFVTHLDLTDEMVESIDQRL, from the coding sequence ATGACGATTGACCTACGCAGCGACACTGTTACTCAACCCACGCCCGCCATGCGCGAGGCTATGTTTTCGGCCCAGTTGGGCGATGATGTTCTCGGCGACGACCCTACTGTTAACGCCCTCGAAGCCAAAGCCGCAGCCATGTTTGGCATGGAAGCTTCGTTGTTCTGTACCTCCGGTACTATGACGAATCAACTGGCCATCCGCACTCATACCCGCCCCGGCGACGATGTGATCTGCGATTACCTCTCGCACGTGTATCAATATGAAGGTGGGGGTATTTCGGTGAATGCGCTGGCATCGGCCAGCCTGGCCCATGGCGAGCGGGGTAAACTGACCCCCGACCTTATTCGGGAACATATCTATAATCCATCGGACCCGCACAAGCCACTATCCCGATTAGTCGTTCTCGAAAATACCGTCAATAAAGGTGGTGGCTGTTACTATACCGTTCCTGAAATTGCAGCTATCCGTCGGGTTTGTGACGAATATGGTCTGATTCTCCACCTGGACGGTGCCCGGCTTTTCAACGCCCTTGTCGAAACCGGCGAACCAACCCAAGCGTATGGTAATCTGTTCGATTCGATCAGTATTTGCCTCTCGAAGGGGTTAGGCTGTCCGGTAGGGTCGCTCCTGCTCGGAAAAGCCGACATGATTCGGCAGGCCCGGCGGTTCCGCAAGCTTATGGGAGGAGGCTGGCGACAGGCTGGCTTTCTGGCAGCAGCGGGTATCTACGCTCTCGACCATCACATCGACCGCTTAAAAATAGACCATTCCCGCGCCCGAAAAATTGGTGCACTACTCGAACGGCTACCGGAAATCGAAGAAATTCTGCCTATCGATACCAATATCATAATTTTCAGGCTGTCGGCAAACCTCTTAGCTACCGATTATGTTGCTCAATTAGAATCCAAAGGAATCCGAAGCGTAGTATTTGGCAAACATCTGGTACGCTTTGTCACGCACCTGGACCTGACTGATGAAATGGTGGAAAGTATCGACCAACGATTATGA
- a CDS encoding FeoB-associated Cys-rich membrane protein — protein sequence MQEIIIILVFIAAIGYLASRAYRSFSKKQAGCGKGCGCAADVNRPVTTTAK from the coding sequence ATGCAGGAAATCATCATCATACTGGTTTTTATCGCTGCGATAGGGTATCTGGCGAGCCGGGCTTACCGGAGTTTTTCGAAAAAGCAGGCTGGCTGTGGCAAAGGATGCGGGTGTGCTGCTGACGTAAATCGGCCGGTAACCACTACCGCGAAATGA
- a CDS encoding DUF819 family protein has protein sequence MADSIFILFVLCLNVIICEWLIKKPGFRHIGTALLVIIVTAIEANLRIISATETPVYEGIFSYLAPFSLFLLLLSVNLKDLRQAGLPMLTMFLIGSAGTLIGVFISVWAFSAPQTVGKLFYALAGMFAGTYIGGSINYHAVALHYNISKAGNLFVAATAADNIMTALWMVVTILFPPMLQRRYPRLINAHKPAGAPTTANAMVDDPFADSETINPNDLASLLALGFGAIFLSKMLAGFIPAIPFVLILTTIALALAQFRFINKLRGSRLIGLFGVYIFLAVIGAYCDVAALIRDGQLAFILFGMILLMVFIHAVILFGVGALLRQDWAVLAIASQANIGGGTSALALAKSLNRPDLQLPAVLVGTLGNAIGTYLGIFVAEALK, from the coding sequence GTGGCCGACTCAATCTTTATTCTCTTCGTTCTTTGTCTGAATGTAATTATCTGCGAATGGCTTATCAAAAAACCGGGTTTCCGACATATTGGAACGGCTTTGCTGGTAATTATTGTCACGGCCATTGAAGCTAATCTTCGTATTATCTCTGCCACCGAAACGCCAGTCTACGAAGGTATTTTTAGCTATCTGGCTCCATTTTCGCTATTTCTGCTGTTGCTCAGTGTTAATCTGAAAGATTTGCGGCAGGCCGGTTTGCCCATGCTAACCATGTTCCTGATCGGGTCGGCTGGAACGCTGATTGGTGTTTTTATCAGCGTCTGGGCATTTTCGGCTCCGCAGACAGTCGGGAAATTGTTTTATGCACTGGCTGGCATGTTTGCCGGTACTTACATAGGTGGAAGTATCAACTACCATGCGGTGGCCCTGCACTATAACATCTCGAAAGCGGGAAATCTGTTTGTGGCGGCAACGGCGGCCGATAATATCATGACGGCTCTCTGGATGGTCGTTACCATCTTGTTCCCTCCTATGCTACAACGACGGTATCCTCGGTTGATCAATGCCCATAAACCCGCTGGGGCACCCACAACTGCCAATGCTATGGTCGATGATCCATTTGCCGATTCAGAAACCATAAATCCAAACGATCTGGCATCGTTGCTGGCGTTGGGATTTGGCGCAATTTTTCTATCGAAGATGCTGGCTGGTTTCATTCCTGCTATTCCTTTTGTGCTGATTCTGACAACAATAGCCCTGGCGCTTGCTCAGTTCCGGTTTATCAATAAACTGCGTGGTAGCCGATTGATAGGGTTGTTTGGCGTCTATATTTTTCTGGCGGTTATAGGAGCCTATTGCGATGTGGCTGCATTGATTCGCGATGGTCAGTTAGCATTCATTCTCTTCGGCATGATTCTGCTGATGGTTTTTATTCATGCCGTCATTTTGTTTGGAGTCGGTGCTTTGTTACGTCAGGATTGGGCCGTACTGGCTATTGCATCGCAGGCAAACATCGGCGGAGGAACGTCTGCACTGGCTCTGGCAAAAAGCCTGAACCGTCCTGATCTACAGCTTCCAGCCGTGCTGGTGGGTACGCTGGGCAATGCTATCGGAACGTATCTGGGCATTTTTGTGGCCGAAGCTCTGAAATAA
- a CDS encoding S8 family serine peptidase, producing the protein MRRLLPFATLTNVVLIGFSVFSCQTNSSVDPNAVATDCLVKASSNNGVAIAGDYIITYQPAQALPVAPGARVAAAEALAENLLATHLVANANAEILATGEQTSFLAHLTETESKRLTLDPSVMLVEPDRIVAMCSCVDVATTTTLTWNVKQTGYGRGDLQADKTAWIIDTGIDLDHPDLNVDVSRSKSFISGTTSADDENGHGTHVAGIIGAKNNSIGVTGIASGATLVSLRVLDDEGEGRLSGIIQAVNYVYQNGKAGDVVNLSLGGETTSTSLDQAILKAAKAGILFAIAAGNDSKSADSYSPAHVNNANVFTVSAMNSANQFASFSNYGSSVDVCAYGVKITSTYKNGTYATLSGTSMAAPHVAGLLLIRGNNLPTHGAVTGDPDGTPDPMAGE; encoded by the coding sequence ATGCGACGTTTACTTCCGTTTGCAACGTTGACCAACGTAGTGTTGATCGGGTTTAGCGTGTTTAGCTGCCAGACCAATAGCAGTGTCGACCCCAATGCCGTAGCTACCGACTGCCTCGTAAAAGCGTCATCGAACAATGGCGTGGCCATTGCCGGAGACTATATCATTACCTACCAGCCAGCGCAAGCGCTGCCCGTTGCTCCCGGTGCGCGGGTTGCGGCTGCCGAAGCTCTCGCCGAAAATCTGTTGGCAACGCATTTGGTGGCCAATGCCAATGCCGAAATTCTGGCCACCGGCGAACAGACCAGTTTTCTGGCGCATCTGACCGAAACCGAATCAAAACGATTGACGCTAGACCCGTCGGTAATGCTGGTTGAACCCGACCGCATTGTGGCAATGTGCAGTTGTGTCGATGTGGCAACCACAACCACGCTGACCTGGAATGTGAAGCAAACGGGGTATGGTCGGGGTGATTTACAGGCCGATAAAACCGCCTGGATTATCGACACCGGTATTGATCTGGATCATCCGGATCTGAATGTCGATGTGAGTCGGAGTAAATCGTTTATTAGCGGTACTACTTCGGCCGATGATGAAAATGGACACGGAACCCACGTTGCCGGTATTATTGGAGCGAAGAATAACAGCATTGGTGTCACCGGAATTGCGTCGGGGGCCACGCTGGTATCGCTGAGAGTGCTGGACGATGAGGGCGAAGGTCGGCTATCGGGAATTATTCAGGCGGTAAACTATGTGTATCAGAACGGTAAAGCGGGCGATGTCGTCAATTTAAGTCTGGGTGGCGAAACGACCTCTACTTCGCTCGATCAGGCGATTTTGAAAGCCGCCAAAGCTGGAATTTTGTTTGCGATTGCAGCCGGAAACGATAGCAAAAGTGCCGATAGCTATTCGCCTGCCCATGTGAATAATGCCAATGTGTTTACGGTATCGGCCATGAATAGCGCCAATCAGTTCGCTTCGTTTTCTAATTATGGTAGTAGTGTCGATGTGTGTGCCTATGGCGTGAAAATTACATCGACCTATAAAAATGGCACCTATGCAACCCTGAGTGGTACATCAATGGCGGCTCCTCACGTAGCCGGATTATTGTTGATACGAGGAAATAACCTACCCACCCACGGAGCTGTTACGGGCGATCCCGACGGAACGCCTGATCCGATGGCCGGGGAATAA
- a CDS encoding bifunctional GNAT family N-acetyltransferase/carbon-nitrogen hydrolase family protein, whose protein sequence is MHIQTRNLQKEDYHDLKEAMIEVYSGIGGDYWPKSSINKLLTIFPEGQFCVEVDGKVVASALAIRIQYDLFGDNHTYAEITGGYTFKTHSDTGDYLYGIEVFVHPDYRDLRLGRRLYDARKELCEQLNLKGILAGGRIPNYNKFSDELSPREYIAKVKQKEIYDPTLTFQLSNDFHVKKVLRGYLPGDSESKEYATLLEWNNIYYVVEKDKKPHTDSIIRLGVIQWQMRLFKNLTSFLDQVEFFVNAVSDYRADFMVLPEFFNTPLMADFNDLPEPVAIRKLADFTEPVREKLCELAISYNVNIVGGSMPLVDEDGKLYNVAYLCRRDGSWEEYRKIHITPNEVKHYGMVGGYEIRAFDTDCGKIGMLICYDVEFPELSRILAQQGMQILFVPFLTDTQNGYSRVRHCAQARAIENECYVAISGCVGNLPKVHNMDINYAQSAVFTPSDFQFPTNAVKAEATTNTEMVLIADIDLSLLKELHEHGSVQVLKDRRTDLYDVTLKKAGRKALKQKKESPDNDPEAVAPVVVVADNHS, encoded by the coding sequence ATGCACATACAAACCAGAAACTTACAGAAAGAAGATTATCACGACCTCAAAGAAGCCATGATTGAGGTCTATAGTGGCATTGGCGGTGACTACTGGCCCAAAAGCTCAATTAACAAGCTACTTACGATTTTTCCCGAAGGGCAATTCTGCGTTGAAGTCGACGGGAAGGTGGTTGCCAGCGCGCTGGCCATTCGAATCCAATACGATCTCTTTGGCGACAATCATACTTATGCTGAAATTACCGGCGGCTATACGTTTAAAACACATAGCGACACGGGTGATTATCTTTATGGTATTGAAGTATTCGTGCACCCCGACTACCGCGACCTGCGGCTGGGGCGACGCCTGTACGATGCCCGGAAGGAACTCTGCGAACAGTTGAATTTAAAAGGGATTCTGGCTGGCGGACGAATTCCGAACTACAACAAATTTTCTGACGAGCTTTCGCCCCGCGAGTACATTGCAAAGGTGAAGCAAAAAGAAATCTACGACCCAACGCTTACCTTCCAGCTTTCTAATGACTTCCACGTGAAGAAAGTGCTGAGGGGGTATCTGCCCGGCGATTCGGAGTCGAAAGAATACGCAACGCTGCTGGAATGGAACAACATCTATTACGTTGTTGAAAAAGATAAGAAACCCCATACCGACTCCATTATCCGGCTGGGAGTGATTCAGTGGCAGATGCGTCTGTTCAAGAATCTCACGTCGTTTCTGGATCAGGTCGAATTCTTCGTCAATGCGGTCAGCGATTACCGGGCCGACTTTATGGTGTTGCCTGAGTTTTTCAATACGCCACTGATGGCCGACTTCAACGACCTGCCCGAACCAGTAGCCATTCGAAAACTCGCCGACTTTACGGAGCCCGTCCGCGAAAAACTCTGCGAACTGGCAATTTCCTACAATGTCAATATCGTGGGCGGCAGTATGCCACTGGTCGACGAGGATGGCAAACTCTACAACGTCGCTTACCTCTGTCGTCGCGATGGTTCGTGGGAAGAGTATCGTAAAATCCACATCACACCCAATGAAGTAAAACACTATGGCATGGTGGGTGGCTACGAAATTCGGGCATTTGATACCGACTGTGGTAAAATTGGTATGCTCATCTGTTACGATGTCGAATTTCCCGAACTGAGCCGGATTCTGGCCCAGCAGGGTATGCAGATTCTGTTTGTGCCGTTTCTGACCGACACCCAGAATGGCTACTCACGTGTACGCCATTGTGCCCAGGCCCGCGCCATCGAAAACGAATGTTATGTTGCTATTTCGGGCTGCGTGGGCAACCTGCCCAAAGTTCACAACATGGATATCAACTACGCACAATCGGCGGTATTTACGCCATCTGATTTCCAGTTCCCCACAAATGCCGTAAAAGCCGAGGCCACTACCAACACCGAAATGGTGCTGATTGCCGACATCGACCTGAGTCTGCTGAAAGAATTACACGAACATGGCTCGGTTCAGGTACTCAAGGATCGCCGGACGGATTTATACGATGTGACGCTGAAAAAAGCAGGCCGAAAAGCCCTGAAACAGAAAAAAGAGTCGCCTGACAACGACCCGGAAGCAGTAGCGCCGGTCGTTGTAGTGGCCGACAATCACTCGTAG